ATAAACCCACGAACACCTCCCCAACGAGCCGCATACGCAATGCGCGGTTCGAAGTGGTCAATTACAAGTATCGGATATTCGCCACTGTGAAGATGTTTTTGTGTCCACGTCATTCCGCCATCCGTAGATTTCCATAAACCATTTCCGTTATCGCCGACGTATAAAATTTTATCGTTATCGGGACGAATGACGGCACAATCCCACGAGTTAAAACCAACTCCGGTTCCTCCAACATCATTTGTTCTTCGCACGAATTGCCACGTGCTTCCGAAATCCACGCTTTTGTACAACGTATCGCCGCCTTCGGTGTACATCAAATCGCGATGATTCGGTTCGTAAGCAATAGGACGTCCGTAGTAGGAAAAATTTCCGCTCCACGTATGAAACCACGTTTGTCCCCCGTTTGTTGTTTTCATTATTCTATCGGGAGGACCTGCTTCTTGTCCAACAACCATTGATAATGTATCGCTGGGATGCACGGCGATAAATTTTATCTGATTTCCGTTGCTCACCGTATCGTAAGAATGCCACGTTCTTCCGCGGTCAAGACTTCGGTAAATAATGTTGTTGCCGGAAGCGCAATAAACCGTATTATGATTTTGCGGATTGTATGCAAACGGGTCGCCTAATCCTCCGCCGTTTATTTTTTGCACCCAAACAGCGTTTGTTTGCGAAAAGCATTGTGTAGCGATGAAAGAAAAGATGAGGAAATATTTTTTTTGAAGTATAAATTTGAACATAGAAATAATGAAGAATGAAATAAAAATGTATTGCTGAATACTACTTTATTAAAACCAACTTTTTCACATTTGTTTTCCCATTCACACTCAGCGCATAAAAATATATTCCGCTGCCCAGCGTCGTCCCATCAAGCGAAACAGTGTGCGAACCTTGATTACGTTCGCGAAAAAGAGTTCGAAGGTTGTTTCCGAGAATATCATATAATACCAGCGAAACATCGGCATCGGTGGAAATCCAAAAATCTATTGTCGTGTTGGAGTTAAACGGATTCGGATAATTTTGCGAAAGAAGAAACTCAATAGGAAAAGAAAACTCTTGAACAGGTTTCAGCATCGGCGCAGTAGTTTCAACTGTTGCTGAATCTTCGCTCATTACTTCCACAACTCCTTTTCCCGTTGCAAGCCAAGCATCGTACGTGCGTTGACCTAAATTATTGAAATCAAATTCATTTCCGATATTTTCATCGCGCAGAAATTCAATCGTAGATTTCGTTATCGGTTGATACAGTAATTGCGCAGAAACTTTTACCACTTCTTTCGGCATCGCGTATGACGTAACATCCCAATATGCACCGTCGTCGTAATGATAGCCAACAGGTTCTGCCATTCGTTCCCGAAATGCAGAATACGAAAACCCGCGCGGAGGAATTCTGTTGTCAAAATATACCGAATCGTTCAATGCCGCAAATCCCGAAGGACCAGCGGGAATACTGAATAATGCAGATGCAGTTTGCGATATTCCCAATTTCACCTGATACAATTTCAGTTGCGCATCTTCGAGGAGTTCGCCGCTTGCTTTATTGAAAAATCCGGAACGAAATATCGTATCGCCGTATTCACTGAAACCATAAACTGCAATCCACATTTTACGCGCAGAAACTCCCGTAGGCAGTTTGTGTCCAGTGGTATTGGTAATTCGCACTAATACGCGAACAGAATCATTTACTCTTCCAGCAGAAATTTCAAACACGGATGATTCTCGCAGCAGTTTCCTGCTTCGTTCAACGCCTTTCTTCAATGCAACGGTATCAACATCGGGAAACACATCGAGAAAGTAAGGAATAATTTTCGGAAGAAATGTATTTGCGCCGGTAAAATAATGTTGAGCAACATCGAAATACATTCTACCATTGAGTGAATTTTCGCTCATCACTTTCGGCATATGACACGTTTGACACGTTCCCGCTTCACCTTGTTGTGCAAACCAACTCAACAACCATTCGCTATATGTTCGCTGCGCCGGTCCGTAGGTATGGGACGCTTGAAAAACATTATGCGCCGTCGGGTCGGCAGCATACGGATTACTTTGGTCGTGGCAAACACCGCAGAACGCACTTTGTTTCAGAAACGTATCGCGAAATGTTTTATGCGGAGAATTCTTATTGGAACGTGAACCGCGCTTCCTATCGGGTAACGATTGAATAATGTATTGCGCATTGCCATATCCACGCGGAGGTCCCATTTGCATATCGTACAACGCAGAGGAATCGGGATGCATCGCGTCAACCATTCGATGACAAAAATCGCAATTGGTTTCAAAAAAATCTTTCCGTCGGTATTCTTCGCCATTAGGTTGTGCGCGACCTTCCAACCAACTTACAGGACCGTGACATCGCGCGCACCAATCGCTGCGAAGAATATCGAACTTGGAAGAAATTGCGAGCGCAGACCAATACAACGGGTCGCGTGTGAGCATTCCGTGCATACTTCCGCGCCATTCGTTGTAAATTTTTGGATGACACGATTGACATGCTTGCACGCTATCGAACGGGGCAACGTCGCCGATTTGCGTTCCCGGCATATGGAGATGTAGGGGATTCCATTGTTGCAGTTTATCCGAAAAAGCAATGATGAAACCTCCTAATAAGACGAAAACGAGAAGACTCGTTGTTTTGTAAGAAAAAAACTTCTTCAAGAGTATTGTTGTAAAAATATTGGTTGTGCCGCTCTCGTGTTTATTCAAGAATTGACGGAAAAAACTTTCCTGTGTCCTTATTTCATAACGGTGAATTTTTTTGTTTCGCTGTAACTCAACTTGCTCGCCTCGGCAAGTGAGCCTTGTTGCGATACATTTAAGCGATAAAAATATATACCGCTTTGTAGGTGCGTTGCATCAAATTGTATTTCGTGTTCTCCTGCACCTTGTACTTCGCTGTGAATCAATTCCGCTATTTCTCTTCCAAGAATATCAAAGATTTTCAAGGACACAACACTATTCACGAATAACGAATAACGAATAACGGTTTTCGGGTTAAATGGATTGGGAAAATTTTGCGCAAGGGAAAATTTATTCTTGTCAAGTGTAACTTCATCAACGCCCGAAGGAACGAACGAACCGCTATAACCGAAGAGAAATCCTCCGCCAAACGGTGCAACGCTCGCAGGAATAAATATTGCATTGGAAATGTTTTCCCAATGAGGAATAGAAACGCTCCCTTCTCCTATGGATAAATCGAACGTCAAGGAAGTAAATCTGTTGGCGCTGTCGAGGATAACGGTTCCCAAATACGGATTCCCTAACGGGTCGCTGAATGCAAGCCCAAACGTTCCCGACGAATGATCTCCGACAATAGAAATATAATATGTTCCGTAATGTTCGATGTCGTTCAACGCTTCGTTGGTTGAATCGAATGTTGTAGAGTTGAGTATGCGGTGAATTCTTGTTTGCGGATACAAACTACCTTCGCTGTAATGCGAATGAGAAGTGTTTGCTCTTCCTCCGGTTAAATAATTCCACACAACATACGTTCCGAAAATTTCCTGGAGTGAACTTCCGTAAGAACGCATTGCGCTGTCAATGGCATTAAGTCCTGAAGTTTGACCGATGGTTTCTTCCCAGATTTTTTTTATAGCAGGCACGCCGAAATTTTCGGAAACACAATGCCCGAATACGGCGGCAGAATATTCGTGTTCACCGTTCGCCGTTTCTAACGTTAAATGCGGCGCACGAAAAACACCAGCGGGGGTATTGAGATACAAATAATAATCGTTGATAGCATCGTACGCAATATCTTCAATCCACGTTGACGATATTTCCAGCAGCCACGAACCGATTTCGTAACCATAGACAAACTGAACCGCGTGAAAAAACTCGTGCGCGG
Above is a window of Ignavibacteria bacterium DNA encoding:
- a CDS encoding T9SS type A sorting domain-containing protein; the protein is MKKFFSYKTTSLLVFVLLGGFIIAFSDKLQQWNPLHLHMPGTQIGDVAPFDSVQACQSCHPKIYNEWRGSMHGMLTRDPLYWSALAISSKFDILRSDWCARCHGPVSWLEGRAQPNGEEYRRKDFFETNCDFCHRMVDAMHPDSSALYDMQMGPPRGYGNAQYIIQSLPDRKRGSRSNKNSPHKTFRDTFLKQSAFCGVCHDQSNPYAADPTAHNVFQASHTYGPAQRTYSEWLLSWFAQQGEAGTCQTCHMPKVMSENSLNGRMYFDVAQHYFTGANTFLPKIIPYFLDVFPDVDTVALKKGVERSRKLLRESSVFEISAGRVNDSVRVLVRITNTTGHKLPTGVSARKMWIAVYGFSEYGDTIFRSGFFNKASGELLEDAQLKLYQVKLGISQTASALFSIPAGPSGFAALNDSVYFDNRIPPRGFSYSAFRERMAEPVGYHYDDGAYWDVTSYAMPKEVVKVSAQLLYQPITKSTIEFLRDENIGNEFDFNNLGQRTYDAWLATGKGVVEVMSEDSATVETTAPMLKPVQEFSFPIEFLLSQNYPNPFNSNTTIDFWISTDADVSLVLYDILGNNLRTLFRERNQGSHTVSLDGTTLGSGIYFYALSVNGKTNVKKLVLIK
- a CDS encoding T9SS type A sorting domain-containing protein, with amino-acid sequence MKHTIIFFTVLFFTTSILFSEENKPRTSIRGKIEEAYKSGKLSHDEYLLNLLYNIVDRTQLDKLFYEAIPGVEKCGTPTLMKLQKEMKSSSFFTQNEIETFLARPQKQKFYNTPEGKFRIHFDTTGTHAVYQPTVDINPQNGIPDYVDRTAEIFDRVWKFELDTLGYDSPAPDGTAGGGNNLYDIYMHRNSGAYGVTFTETFFPNYLGRGGWSSYIHVDPNFDGFGYPDRTLPMKVTAAHEFFHAVQFVYGYEIGSWLLEISSTWIEDIAYDAINDYYLYLNTPAGVFRAPHLTLETANGEHEYSAAVFGHCVSENFGVPAIKKIWEETIGQTSGLNAIDSAMRSYGSSLQEIFGTYVVWNYLTGGRANTSHSHYSEGSLYPQTRIHRILNSTTFDSTNEALNDIEHYGTYYISIVGDHSSGTFGLAFSDPLGNPYLGTVILDSANRFTSLTFDLSIGEGSVSIPHWENISNAIFIPASVAPFGGGFLFGYSGSFVPSGVDEVTLDKNKFSLAQNFPNPFNPKTVIRYSLFVNSVVSLKIFDILGREIAELIHSEVQGAGEHEIQFDATHLQSGIYFYRLNVSQQGSLAEASKLSYSETKKFTVMK